The Euphorbia lathyris chromosome 4, ddEupLath1.1, whole genome shotgun sequence genomic interval CAGAAGCGCGTTGTCTCCTAgagacaacaaaaagaaaaattatggtccCTTGTGAGATAGAATCTAGTTCCAAATagggggtgaatggaactattgggTAAATTTAAACCTTTAATAAATTTCTCACAAAATTTAGTTCAATATCACAAGACAAAACAAGCTCGGAATCAAAGGCAAATCTCGTTTGCTGTGTTAGACAGGAACAAAGCTTGATTCTTCTTTTGAACGTTTTATACACAAGGCCACTTAACTAGAAGAGCATCTATGTGACTTAGTTAAATAGACTATTGAGCACAATAGTCAGAAGCATAAGTTATGGATTTAAATACAAAAGCAAGGAGTATAAATATATCAGAAGGAAAGGGTTAGCGAAATAGTTACGCGACGATTTATACTAGTTCGACCTCCCGCCTACATCTAGTCCCCAGAATACCTTCTTCTAGGTTTTAATCCACTAGTGAACTCTTTCAATAGGTAGAGTACAAACCCTTACAATAGATACAAATGTTCTGTAAAGTACTGTCATTTACACTCCACACTCAGCTATTTATCTACCTCTCTTGTTACTCACTTACAACTGAAGTGAACAGAAGAGCTTCTGATCTTTTTAAGTTATTAATAAGTTTGTTCTTACTCAGAATACAATGAAAAACTACAATATATTACACGAATGAAAATAGTAAATGTGTATGAgctttttgctttgcttttggaacTTCAAGGATGATTCTCTCTTAGATTTTAGTGGTGATGATCCAGTCCAAAATGAGCAAATGATGgggcttttatagtgacacttgaagctgggtcatttcgaattttgaaataaccgttggagggaaaggCTCCTCTTGTCCCTTTCATCTTCAGCATTCAGTACACTCAGGCAATAGTTGATCTTCTCTTTTCCGTTGTGTCCAGGAGACAGCATGCTTCTGAGTCTTGGCAGAGGCAGTATGACTGTCTTCACAAATTAGGTAAAGATTCCAAGTTGACCGGGGAACAAGCCATCTGCTCCTTGTACTTATTTCCTTATTTAGTGGTGTAATGTCAGTGGTCCAGAGTCAACATTGATCTTGTCAATTGTGGGTTGATCTTCATCTTCCGGAACAAGTAATCCTCATTGCTTTGGGCTTttcttctggatccttccaACACTTGGGCTGAAATGTGCCTTTGGGCTTTTTGATCCAATTTCAAAGCCTTGGTCTATTTACCtttctttctttcattttaATCAAACATACACTTAACAAAcaattagtacaattaaaatcaacatttgattttaatgtttaacttattatagaatataaattatcatttaatattttttgtcataatcaaaattagtgtGAAAAATGTATTTCAACAAAAAGTTCAACGGTAGGCTATGTACTGAGGACAGGGGATGAAAGCGACAGAAGGAGCATTTTCCTCTAACGGTTATTTAGAAATTCGAAATAATCTCCTCAAGTGTCGCTATAAAAGCCCCATCATTTGCTTCATTTGGACTGGATCATCAACGTTGAAATCTAGAGAGAATCATTTTTGAAgttccaaaagcaaagcaaaaagcTTATACAGATTCACTGTTTTCATTCGTGCAATAGCTTGTAGTTTTTCATTGTCATTAAGTCTAATTTATGagtttcgattaatcaattcaATCACGTTCAATATAAgcgattaattatattcaagttgGGATTTGGTCCAtctccaaagaagcattaagttttattaGTTCTAAACCTTAGATTAATTACTTTACCTtttactttaccttggtccagctaaagtaattaatcaaaagtAGCATTAAGATTCACGCAAAAACCAAGGAAAGCCAATAAGCCActtggtcattaggtccaatttatgaatttcaattaatcaatttaaatcacgatcaatataaacgattaattatattcgaGTTGGGATTTGATTCATCTCCAATAAGcattaaaaatcataaattagTTCTCAAATGAATAAACATTTGATTAGGTTAAACGTGATTGTCATATAATTAAGGTTAAAATCCACATTTAGCCATAATTAAGAAGGTTTTAACACATTATTAGATTAAAACTCAtcttagaaagatagataatgaTGTTCATAACAATAAAAGTATATTAAGGATTAGAAGAAACTGTAATGACGATAGTCGAACGAAACTTCCTTGGTGAATtgaaaacttacttttattattGCATGAACTTTTTCAACAAATaacaatttaagaaaaaatcAGCAAACTAACATACAGATGGAATAATTAAGTCTAAACTTGATGTATCTTCAAATGGCTTCCAAAGACTCCTTTTAAATTGAGAAGTCACATATACTCCCAAAAACCAAGTCTATGCGTGTCCCCCAACTGCCAAACATTTTCATTTATGGGCTAGGAAAATTATGCATCGAAAGTTTACAAATTGGACTTTGAAACCGCGTAAGAAAAATGAAGTTtctgcataatttctacatgcACCTCGCCGAGGTGCATGGACTAAAATGAATTAACTTCACTTTATTTTAATCTCGACAAGGTTGGGATGCACCTCGCTGAGGTGTGCTGCTTCCTTAGCCAAAAGAGATTCGTTTGACACCCGAGTTATTGTCTTTGGCCCTGACTTCGGTTATTTGCGATGAAACTTTGTGAAAATACATAAAAACGACTTAAATACATAAAATGATTCATGTACGTAAAATTATTATTACAACCATAAAATGGTATGAAATAAAcagaaattaaatacaaaaaagctataaattacaataataacaAAACGCGAAAAAAGGTAAACacgattaaaaaaaataaaaaaacttaaaaatgaaaaggcacaaaaaaggtaaaaattagaaaaaatcgtgaaaaatgaaaaaaaaatgaggaaacacgtttttactgttttcatataaatattccaggaattttcacatgcaccttaatgagcaattGAATTTACTATTCACCATTagtataggcttattaaatctaaacctcaTGATGTTTcgaatctccaccttagaattctaataagtttagatctaacgttgaatgagcaaattctacatgctcattaaggtgcatgtgatcaagactgatgATAAATCATCTTCAAACTATTCTAATTAAGTCATTGAGCACCTGACTAACCGGTTTTGTTGCCTAAAATATTAGTAAAAAACTCAACGTGTAAAAGCGTTTTTCATATGCTTAatcctaaaaaaattaaaagttcaaGAAACTCAATAATGTATTTTaacatttatttactttaatatcttattgttttaaaaaaataactatttTCCCCCTTTTTTTTCTAAATGTTGAATGCACATATAtccaataattaaaaataaaaaaaataaaaaatcaagaaaAATAACTCTGATCCTAACTTTAAAATCCTCTCTTCAATCCATGTTCACTTTTTTCATTATTAggaaaaaaatatcatatttaaACCCGTGAACTTtagaattattaattaattaaaaaaaactagaaaaattatttattatttcttcaAAATTATAAGAATGTTAAAGTAAAATAATGTCAAAAACATATTATTAAATCCTTGAACTTGTAAGATTTTAAAATCAAACCTctaaaaatttgattttcacACACATTTCACTAATGGCATAGACAACGAACCATAAGTGAGAGGATCCATGTGTATGAAATTAGTTGTTCAAAAAGTAATAATCTCAATtacaaaattaacaaaattacaattgaaaattcatGAACTACAAtaaaatctctataaattaataatgttggaactatgaaattttattaatttatatagatattaatttatcgagtattaatttaatGAAGTGGCACAAGTTAGGACcagaaaaaattattatttcaaaaagattattaatttatcgagtattaatttatgatttCTCTAATCCAATAAAAACAGAGCTAATAAATTAGCATCTCGCAGTGTTTGGTTTGGTTCAGTTATTGCTGGTATCGTTTGCTGTTTGGTGTtattagtagatattagttaaaactataaaactaacgAAAATGCAATAAATACTAAATCATGACAATATtcttaagcataaataaattttataatgcAAAAACCCCAGAAAAGGACACAAATCGTGGAGACGCTAAGGAAGAATTTCAGTGCAACATAcctaatcaacaaaataaaatcagTTTGTGTTCTGAATTCTAATAAGACTTTGTCTCTTCCTCTTCAGACGTGTAGTGTATAATCTCttcctttttaatatttgtttttttttttttggctcatTCGGGACCCTCAAATCAGATCACAATTTATTCAACAAAGTGTTCCAGATAaaataaatggaaaaaaaaaaatctaaaactcCCCCTATGCCACCAAGGTGCGCCTTTGGCAACTGCCCCTTGACACACCAGGCGTGTGCCACCGCGGTTGCGCCCGCCATGGGGGATGTCATGGCGCTAAGGCCTGCGCCTGGTGCACAATGCACCAaaggcgcgcctttaataactatgattCCACATATTTCCCTATAATGCATACTTAAATGTTCTTTGGGTGTTTACCTTCCTAGAGCCTCTTCACGATTTCTTCATTAACGCGATCATAGTAAGTCATCCTCTGTATGCAACTTATAGCTTCTTCAAATTTCTGACTTCGGAAAGCATTTGCAAACGAATTAGACCAATGTTGCAATTTTTCTCCCATCTgcgtaagcaattatcaacagAAAGTAATATTAGTGATGAAAAGGACATTGATCAAGTCCATAGTCCAGTAAATGAACCATGGGCAGAGAGAATTTACATAGATGCTAACTTCTTCCATCAACCTCCACGCTTTCGTTTCacgtttttgtttttcaattaaACTATGTATGAGATTAACTAATTTCAAAATTCACAAATCAATAGTCATTCTGACGGTATATGCTACAATAAAGAGACATACTTGATATTGAATATCGGTTAAAGCGTTAGAGTTGGGTGCCTCTTCGACCGCTTCCCTTATTTCCATAATCTGCAGATAcataaatcaacaaaataaagatCAGAGTTCCGTTTCTTGATTTCCAATCCATGCCCGTTAGGCCAAAACCATACGCAGCCCCTAAACTTGTCAGttttagtcattttgcccccagaacttacgggacgacccatttgccccttcaactatttaaaagtggtattagcaacccctgttttcattataacggaaacaattaTGACTTGTTCTCATTGCAAGCACTAATGTCATAATAAAAAAGGttgtgcactactaaaacaaactgcaaatgaggttagtataaACAGTACACAAGTTCTCTTATAAAAAATTGCATATATGGTTGTGCATTACTAAAACAAGCTGCAAATGAGGTTACATATATGTAGGCTCGTTCCAATACTTCCATGAACACTTGCACTAATGTTGAAACTTCATTTtatttccgttataatgaaaatagggggttgctaataccacttttaaatagttgaggggGCAAATAGATCATcccgcaagttcagggggcaacaTGACCAGACAAGTTCAGAGGTCCGCGTATGGTTTAGGCCAAGATTTTAACACTGTTTTCATTAGTACTGAAAGACATCCATGACTTCTAAACTAATGACTATTATTAACAGAAATCAATTCTATCATAATTCTTATAATTACAGGAACAAGAAGTTGAATGGAGTGTGACTTCACAGAACAACTAAACCACCTTCCATCAGAAATATTATTTGAATGCAAACACATTAATGTGACTTGCCTCAGCTAGCAATTGTGGTTCTGAAATCGTTTCTTCTTCGTTAAAATCTACTACTGCTTCAAGCTTTAACTGTGACAGACACAAAAACTAATATTAGGAAGGACAACCGATACAACCAAAAAGCTAAAACGGGAAAACAAGTTTGCATTATCAATAATGTCCATCAAGAAATGCTTAGAAGGGCAAGTCCATAAAGCAGAGAGATTTAATACCTAGCTATATTTTTGTCACCATAATTCTAGTAAGCTCGAAATTTCGCCCTATCCGTATAATATTGCATCCTACCAGTATGTAGTAAGCATTCAAAGCATAGAACTTTCCATATTGATGCCCAACATAAATCAATGAGAAAATTCCTATTTTAGCAAGTCAAGATTTTCAATGTgaaaacaacaatatatatatatatatatatatatatatatatacatatatatacatatatatatatatatatgttaaaaatataGATGACTTACAATATATATAGCCCTTAACCGTGGATTGCTGAGAGTTCTGTAAGCATCAATAACTCGACCAGATTGTTGAGCTGCAAACTCTCTCTCTTtctaaagagagaaaaagaactAACCAATCAATAattaacaaaagaaaagaatcatTTTATCAAACAGAAAACAGAATTGAACCTCAGATTTCGAATGAACTATGTCAGGATGTAGTTTTTTCTGCCAATCTTTGTACTTCCCGTCAAGATTCTCCTTAATTTCATAATTCTTCTCCCTGTTTACGTTCAATTCGTCACTAT includes:
- the LOC136226636 gene encoding iron-sulfur cluster co-chaperone protein HscB homolog isoform X1; this translates as MLWSWRNKMMRRKEHWTSLSTLLGCRAINSMANRFFLNQSPSAPHVNSPFSGNSTLFFQVAKSYLFPNAPQSYVNRFYSESLKRQYASCWNCNTQSQRLLFLVCDSCQAIQPVDHSVDFFKIFGLEKNYEIKENLDGKYKDWQKKLHPDIVHSKSEKEREFAAQQSGRVIDAYRTLSNPRLRAIYILKLEAVVDFNEEETISEPQLLAEIMEIREAVEEAPNSNALTDIQYQMGEKLQHWSNSFANAFRSQKFEEAISCIQRMTYYDRVNEEIVKRL
- the LOC136226636 gene encoding iron-sulfur cluster co-chaperone protein HscB homolog isoform X2 — encoded protein: MMRRKEHWTSLSTLLGCRAINSMANRFFLNQSPSAPHVNSPFSGNSTLFFQVAKSYLFPNAPQSYVNRFYSESLKRQYASCWNCNTQSQRLLFLVCDSCQAIQPVDHSVDFFKIFGLEKNYEIKENLDGKYKDWQKKLHPDIVHSKSEKEREFAAQQSGRVIDAYRTLSNPRLRAIYILKLEAVVDFNEEETISEPQLLAEIMEIREAVEEAPNSNALTDIQYQMGEKLQHWSNSFANAFRSQKFEEAISCIQRMTYYDRVNEEIVKRL